Proteins encoded in a region of the Neodiprion virginianus isolate iyNeoVirg1 chromosome 2, iyNeoVirg1.1, whole genome shotgun sequence genome:
- the LOC124299095 gene encoding histone deacetylase 6 isoform X1 — protein sequence MTDTNASGNSLFTAARQLAESEIHLIQVIEGTRRSNRKVAKSNMTTTVKNVGGKKSAKSMSARPSAALAAAKREAAERKLVHPKKSGNTILRDIYQKAMDAQTITRGETGLVWDRSMEEHRCLWDSAYPECPERFTRILERCKDLGLISRCRVIEAREATHKEILLKHTQQHIDVLKETAECKDEDNLEKLASKYDSIYIHPSTYRLSLLATGSTIILLESICKKKVQNGMAIIRPPGHHAMKAEYCGYCYFNNVAIAAQKMLNDNLASRILIVDWDVHHGQATQQMFYNDPRVVYFSIHRYENAEFWPNLRESNYDYVGEKKGEGYNFNVPLNKTGMTNADYIAIFQQLLLPMAYEFQPDLVIVSAGYDAALGCLEFCPDIVIVSAGFDSAIGDEKGEMNVTPACYAHLLHPLMGLAGGKVAVVLEGGYCLKSLAEGAALTLRTLLGDPCPMLHVLEKPSRSIQESILNVIYAHKSYWSCYQYQDTHSLNVPANSIEEKNNRHLPNIIFKNREPKPEIYDTRNCYPVPSAELAAEFDTKLNLLIEFTNLSKAPNKVCIVYDDRMLCHTNIVDNTHPERPERISGIFSKHEEYGFLKRCHLLQGRMATEEELSLAHSKTYIEMIKKTSSTKLKDLSKQASELKSVYLHTETWKSASVSAGCLLQVVDSVLTGESQSGLAIVRPPGHHAERDTACGFCIFNNVAVAARYAIKNYNLKRVLIVDWDVHHGNGTQSILETDPQILYASIHRYDNAGFFPNSKRANYTVTGTGPGEGYNVNIPWNKKGMGDPEYIASFQQVIMPIAYQFNPELILVSAGFDACIGDPLGGCNVSPEVYGHLTHSLSSLANGRVILSLEGGYNVSSVSYASLMCTKALLGDPLVMIDLQQPPCSSAINSINNVLRTHKQYWPNLMFQKSLPKENVLPKLKTTTSRNKSEKRRGASRKTSESKIVFEDIESEKLEISLPIDKFSLNIVTDEEINKLQNEIENLKIKNVESDSLDFDSSGGHEIHTGIPKKYEEINEANYGKTCVNPNQNQGSDRRNDEGDQSGSRGGNNPNDLSGAAGAAGAGSLMQYLSENMQALVDGEMFAIVPLRDCPHLPTVEEVPADGIDVRAPCQECNSTAENWICLQCYTVHCARSINEHAVTHGEETQHPMTLSFSDLSVWCYGCEAYIDNPRLYAARNAAHRSKFNQDLPWTYNNLEIA from the exons ATG ACAGACACAAATGCCAGTGGGAACAGCCTATTTACTGCCGCTAGACAATTGGCAGAGAGTGAAATACATCTGATCCAGGTGATAGAAGGGACCAGAAGAAGTAACAGAAAAGTTGCAAAAAGTAACATGACCACAACAGTGAAAAATGTTGGCGGTAAAAAATCAGCCAAATCGATGAGT GCCAGGCCTTCGGCGGCGTTGGCGGCAGCAAAGCGAGAGGCAGCAGAGCGAAAGCTTGTCCACCCGAAAAAATCTGGAAATACTATCCTCAGAGACATTTACCAGAAGGCCATGGACGCCCAGACAATAACGCGTGGCGAAACAGGTCTTGTTTGGGATCGGTCGATGGAAGAACACCGTTGTCTTTGGGATTCGGCATATCCGGAATGCCCTGAGAGGTTCACAAGGATTCTGGAAAGATGCAAAGACTTGGGCTTGATCAGTCGCTGCAGGGTTATAGAAGCGCGTGAAGCCACTCACAAAGAAATATTACTCAAACACACACAGCAGCATATTGATGTGCTGAAAGAAACTGCAGAATGCAAAGACGAGGACAATCTTGAAAAGTTGGCTTCAAAATATGACTCTATTTACATTCATCCT TCGACTTATAGATTATCGCTGCTGGCTACTGGTTCAACGATAATTTTGCTGGAAAgcatatgtaaaaaaaaagtacaaaacgGGATGGCTATAATCAG GCCGCCAGGTCATCATGCAATGAAGGCTGAGTATTGTGGCTACTGTTACTTCAACAACGTAGCTATTGCTGCACAGAAAATGCTCAATGATAATTTGGCAAGCAGAATATTAATCGTTGACTGGGACGTTCATCACGGACAAGCGACCCAACAAATGTTTTACAATGATCCGAG AGTTGTTTACTTCTCCATCCATCGATACGAAAATGCCGAGTTTTGGCCGAATCTTAGGGAATCAAATTACGATTACgttggagagaaaaaaggggAAGGTTACAATTTCAACGTTCCCCTCAACAAAACTGGAATGACAAATGCTGACTATATCGCCATATTTCAACAGCTCCTTCTTCCAATGGCCTATGAG TTTCAACCGGACCTTGTTATTGTCTCAGCTGGTTACGACGCAGCTCTTGGCTGCCTTgag TTTTGTCCTGACATTGTCATTGTGTCTGCCGGATTCGATTCAGCAATTGGCGATGAGAAG gGTGAAATGAACGTGACGCCAGCTTGTTACGCGCATCTTTTACATCCATTGATGGGGTTAGCTGGTGGTAAAGTTGCGGTTGTATTGGAG GGTGGGTATTGCCTAAAATCTCTAGCAGAAGGAGCTGCGTTAACTTTAAGAACATTACTGGGAGATCCTTGCCCAATGTTGCATGTGCTAGAAAAACCGTCTCGCAG CATACAGGAATCTATTCTGAATGTCATATATGCCCACAAAAGTTATTGGAGTTGTTACCAATATCAAGACACGCACAGCTTAAATGTTCCAGCAAATAGTATAGAGGAAAAGAACAACAGACACCTGCCCAACATTATTTTTAA AAATCGGGAGCCTAAACCAGAGATTTACGACACGCGAAATTGTTATCCAGTTCCGAGTGCAGAGTTAGCTGCCGAGTTCGACACCAAGTTAAATTTATTGATCGAAT TTACAAATTTAAGCAAAGCGCCTAACAAAGTTTGCATTGTTTATGACGACAGAATGCTCTGTCATACAAATATTGTGGATAATACCCACCCAGAAAGGCCCGAGAGAATATcaggaattttttccaaacacgAAGAATATGGATTTCTCAAACGATGCCATTTGCTCCAA GGAAGAATGGCGACGGAGGAAGAATTGTCACTGGCTCATTCGAAGACGTATATtgagatgataaaaaaaacctcaTCAACAAAGCTGAAAGATCTATCTAAGCAGGCGTCTGAATTAAAGTCAGTCTACCTTCACACCGAGACGTGGAAGAGCGCTTCTGTCTCTGCCGGATGTTTGCTTCAAGTTGTGGATAGCGTCTTGACCGGGGAGAGCCAGTCGGGCTTGGCAATCGTGAGGCCGCCGGGGCATCATGCAGAACGAGATACGGCCTGTGGATTCTGCATATTTAACAACGTGGCTGTCGCTGCCAGATATgctataaaaaattataacttgAAGAG GGTGTTGATAGTCGATTGGGACGTTCACCATGGCAATGGAACCCAGAGTATTTTGGAAACAGATCCTCAGATTCTGTATGCATCGATTCATCGTTACGACAACGCTGGTTTCTTCCCGAATTCGAAGCGGGCGAATTATACAGTGACTGGAACTGGTCCGGGAGAAGGATATAATGTGAATATACCTTGGAACAAAAAAGGGATGGGAGACCCAGAGTACATAGCGAGCTTCCAACAAGTCATCATGCCGATTGCATACCAATTCAATCCTGAACTAATTCTGGTTTCCGCAGGTTTCGATGCCTGCATTGGGGATCCTTTGGGAG GATGCAATGTTTCACCGGAAGTGTACGGTCATCTCACTCACTCACTGAGTTCTTTGGCAAACGGTCGGGTTATTCTATCACTCGAAGGTGGCTACAACGTCAGTTCGGTTTCGTACGCATCATTAATGTGCACGAAAGCCCTGCTTGGAGATCCATTGGTGATGATTGATCTCCAACAACCGCCGTGTTCAAGTGCCATAAACTCAATCAACAATGTGTTACGAACGCACAAGCAATACTGGCCGAATTTAATGTTCCAAAAGTCTTTGCCAAAAGAAAATGTCCTCCCGAAACTCAAAACTACCACGTCTCGCAATAAATCAGAGAAACGTCGTGGTGCTTCCAGAAAAACGTCCGAGTCTAAGATCGTGTTTGAAGATATCGAGTCGGAAAAATTGGAGATCTCTTTGCCAATTGATAAATTCAGCCTGAACATAGTCACGGATGAGGAAATAAACAAGCTACAGAatgagattgaaaatttaaagataaaaaatgtcgaaagcGATTCTCTCGATTTTGACAGTTCAGGAGGGCATGAAATTCATACAGGAATCCCGAAAAAATATGAGGAAATAAATG AAGCAAATTACGGTAAAACCTGTGTCAATCCTAATCAAAATCAAGGATCTGATAGACGAAATGACGAAGGTGATCAAAGTGGAAGCAGAGGAGGAAATAATCCTAATGATTTGAGCGGTGCTGCTGGCGCAGCAGGAGCAGGTAGCCTGATGCAGTATCTTTCGGAAAACATGCAG GCACTGGTAGATGGTGAAATGTTTGCTATCGTTCCGCTACGCGATTGTCCTCACTTACCCACTGTCGAAGAAGTGCCAGCGGACGGGATCGACGTTCGAGCTCCTTGCCAAGAGTGCAATAGCACTGCAGAAAACTGGATTTGCCTGCAGTGTTACACGGTACATTGTGCAAGAAGTATCAATGAGCATGCGGTTACTCATGGCGAAGAGACGCAGCATCCGATGACGCTTAGCTTCAGCGATTTGTCTGTCTGGTGTTATGGTTGTGAAGCGTACATTGACAACCCT CGACTTTACGCAGCGAGAAACGCGGCCCATCGAAGTAAATTTAATCAGGACTTACCTTGGACTTACAACAATTTGGAAATTGCTTAA
- the LOC124299095 gene encoding histone deacetylase 6 isoform X2 — protein MTDTNASGNSLFTAARQLAESEIHLIQVIEGTRRSNRKVAKSNMTTTVKNVGGKKSAKSMSARPSAALAAAKREAAERKLVHPKKSGNTILRDIYQKAMDAQTITRGETGLVWDRSMEEHRCLWDSAYPECPERFTRILERCKDLGLISRCRVIEAREATHKEILLKHTQQHIDVLKETAECKDEDNLEKLASKYDSIYIHPSTYRLSLLATGSTIILLESICKKKVQNGMAIIRPPGHHAMKAEYCGYCYFNNVAIAAQKMLNDNLASRILIVDWDVHHGQATQQMFYNDPRVVYFSIHRYENAEFWPNLRESNYDYVGEKKGEGYNFNVPLNKTGMTNADYIAIFQQLLLPMAYEFQPDLVIVSAGYDAALGCLEGEMNVTPACYAHLLHPLMGLAGGKVAVVLEGGYCLKSLAEGAALTLRTLLGDPCPMLHVLEKPSRSIQESILNVIYAHKSYWSCYQYQDTHSLNVPANSIEEKNNRHLPNIIFKNREPKPEIYDTRNCYPVPSAELAAEFDTKLNLLIEFTNLSKAPNKVCIVYDDRMLCHTNIVDNTHPERPERISGIFSKHEEYGFLKRCHLLQGRMATEEELSLAHSKTYIEMIKKTSSTKLKDLSKQASELKSVYLHTETWKSASVSAGCLLQVVDSVLTGESQSGLAIVRPPGHHAERDTACGFCIFNNVAVAARYAIKNYNLKRVLIVDWDVHHGNGTQSILETDPQILYASIHRYDNAGFFPNSKRANYTVTGTGPGEGYNVNIPWNKKGMGDPEYIASFQQVIMPIAYQFNPELILVSAGFDACIGDPLGGCNVSPEVYGHLTHSLSSLANGRVILSLEGGYNVSSVSYASLMCTKALLGDPLVMIDLQQPPCSSAINSINNVLRTHKQYWPNLMFQKSLPKENVLPKLKTTTSRNKSEKRRGASRKTSESKIVFEDIESEKLEISLPIDKFSLNIVTDEEINKLQNEIENLKIKNVESDSLDFDSSGGHEIHTGIPKKYEEINEANYGKTCVNPNQNQGSDRRNDEGDQSGSRGGNNPNDLSGAAGAAGAGSLMQYLSENMQALVDGEMFAIVPLRDCPHLPTVEEVPADGIDVRAPCQECNSTAENWICLQCYTVHCARSINEHAVTHGEETQHPMTLSFSDLSVWCYGCEAYIDNPRLYAARNAAHRSKFNQDLPWTYNNLEIA, from the exons ATG ACAGACACAAATGCCAGTGGGAACAGCCTATTTACTGCCGCTAGACAATTGGCAGAGAGTGAAATACATCTGATCCAGGTGATAGAAGGGACCAGAAGAAGTAACAGAAAAGTTGCAAAAAGTAACATGACCACAACAGTGAAAAATGTTGGCGGTAAAAAATCAGCCAAATCGATGAGT GCCAGGCCTTCGGCGGCGTTGGCGGCAGCAAAGCGAGAGGCAGCAGAGCGAAAGCTTGTCCACCCGAAAAAATCTGGAAATACTATCCTCAGAGACATTTACCAGAAGGCCATGGACGCCCAGACAATAACGCGTGGCGAAACAGGTCTTGTTTGGGATCGGTCGATGGAAGAACACCGTTGTCTTTGGGATTCGGCATATCCGGAATGCCCTGAGAGGTTCACAAGGATTCTGGAAAGATGCAAAGACTTGGGCTTGATCAGTCGCTGCAGGGTTATAGAAGCGCGTGAAGCCACTCACAAAGAAATATTACTCAAACACACACAGCAGCATATTGATGTGCTGAAAGAAACTGCAGAATGCAAAGACGAGGACAATCTTGAAAAGTTGGCTTCAAAATATGACTCTATTTACATTCATCCT TCGACTTATAGATTATCGCTGCTGGCTACTGGTTCAACGATAATTTTGCTGGAAAgcatatgtaaaaaaaaagtacaaaacgGGATGGCTATAATCAG GCCGCCAGGTCATCATGCAATGAAGGCTGAGTATTGTGGCTACTGTTACTTCAACAACGTAGCTATTGCTGCACAGAAAATGCTCAATGATAATTTGGCAAGCAGAATATTAATCGTTGACTGGGACGTTCATCACGGACAAGCGACCCAACAAATGTTTTACAATGATCCGAG AGTTGTTTACTTCTCCATCCATCGATACGAAAATGCCGAGTTTTGGCCGAATCTTAGGGAATCAAATTACGATTACgttggagagaaaaaaggggAAGGTTACAATTTCAACGTTCCCCTCAACAAAACTGGAATGACAAATGCTGACTATATCGCCATATTTCAACAGCTCCTTCTTCCAATGGCCTATGAG TTTCAACCGGACCTTGTTATTGTCTCAGCTGGTTACGACGCAGCTCTTGGCTGCCTTgag gGTGAAATGAACGTGACGCCAGCTTGTTACGCGCATCTTTTACATCCATTGATGGGGTTAGCTGGTGGTAAAGTTGCGGTTGTATTGGAG GGTGGGTATTGCCTAAAATCTCTAGCAGAAGGAGCTGCGTTAACTTTAAGAACATTACTGGGAGATCCTTGCCCAATGTTGCATGTGCTAGAAAAACCGTCTCGCAG CATACAGGAATCTATTCTGAATGTCATATATGCCCACAAAAGTTATTGGAGTTGTTACCAATATCAAGACACGCACAGCTTAAATGTTCCAGCAAATAGTATAGAGGAAAAGAACAACAGACACCTGCCCAACATTATTTTTAA AAATCGGGAGCCTAAACCAGAGATTTACGACACGCGAAATTGTTATCCAGTTCCGAGTGCAGAGTTAGCTGCCGAGTTCGACACCAAGTTAAATTTATTGATCGAAT TTACAAATTTAAGCAAAGCGCCTAACAAAGTTTGCATTGTTTATGACGACAGAATGCTCTGTCATACAAATATTGTGGATAATACCCACCCAGAAAGGCCCGAGAGAATATcaggaattttttccaaacacgAAGAATATGGATTTCTCAAACGATGCCATTTGCTCCAA GGAAGAATGGCGACGGAGGAAGAATTGTCACTGGCTCATTCGAAGACGTATATtgagatgataaaaaaaacctcaTCAACAAAGCTGAAAGATCTATCTAAGCAGGCGTCTGAATTAAAGTCAGTCTACCTTCACACCGAGACGTGGAAGAGCGCTTCTGTCTCTGCCGGATGTTTGCTTCAAGTTGTGGATAGCGTCTTGACCGGGGAGAGCCAGTCGGGCTTGGCAATCGTGAGGCCGCCGGGGCATCATGCAGAACGAGATACGGCCTGTGGATTCTGCATATTTAACAACGTGGCTGTCGCTGCCAGATATgctataaaaaattataacttgAAGAG GGTGTTGATAGTCGATTGGGACGTTCACCATGGCAATGGAACCCAGAGTATTTTGGAAACAGATCCTCAGATTCTGTATGCATCGATTCATCGTTACGACAACGCTGGTTTCTTCCCGAATTCGAAGCGGGCGAATTATACAGTGACTGGAACTGGTCCGGGAGAAGGATATAATGTGAATATACCTTGGAACAAAAAAGGGATGGGAGACCCAGAGTACATAGCGAGCTTCCAACAAGTCATCATGCCGATTGCATACCAATTCAATCCTGAACTAATTCTGGTTTCCGCAGGTTTCGATGCCTGCATTGGGGATCCTTTGGGAG GATGCAATGTTTCACCGGAAGTGTACGGTCATCTCACTCACTCACTGAGTTCTTTGGCAAACGGTCGGGTTATTCTATCACTCGAAGGTGGCTACAACGTCAGTTCGGTTTCGTACGCATCATTAATGTGCACGAAAGCCCTGCTTGGAGATCCATTGGTGATGATTGATCTCCAACAACCGCCGTGTTCAAGTGCCATAAACTCAATCAACAATGTGTTACGAACGCACAAGCAATACTGGCCGAATTTAATGTTCCAAAAGTCTTTGCCAAAAGAAAATGTCCTCCCGAAACTCAAAACTACCACGTCTCGCAATAAATCAGAGAAACGTCGTGGTGCTTCCAGAAAAACGTCCGAGTCTAAGATCGTGTTTGAAGATATCGAGTCGGAAAAATTGGAGATCTCTTTGCCAATTGATAAATTCAGCCTGAACATAGTCACGGATGAGGAAATAAACAAGCTACAGAatgagattgaaaatttaaagataaaaaatgtcgaaagcGATTCTCTCGATTTTGACAGTTCAGGAGGGCATGAAATTCATACAGGAATCCCGAAAAAATATGAGGAAATAAATG AAGCAAATTACGGTAAAACCTGTGTCAATCCTAATCAAAATCAAGGATCTGATAGACGAAATGACGAAGGTGATCAAAGTGGAAGCAGAGGAGGAAATAATCCTAATGATTTGAGCGGTGCTGCTGGCGCAGCAGGAGCAGGTAGCCTGATGCAGTATCTTTCGGAAAACATGCAG GCACTGGTAGATGGTGAAATGTTTGCTATCGTTCCGCTACGCGATTGTCCTCACTTACCCACTGTCGAAGAAGTGCCAGCGGACGGGATCGACGTTCGAGCTCCTTGCCAAGAGTGCAATAGCACTGCAGAAAACTGGATTTGCCTGCAGTGTTACACGGTACATTGTGCAAGAAGTATCAATGAGCATGCGGTTACTCATGGCGAAGAGACGCAGCATCCGATGACGCTTAGCTTCAGCGATTTGTCTGTCTGGTGTTATGGTTGTGAAGCGTACATTGACAACCCT CGACTTTACGCAGCGAGAAACGCGGCCCATCGAAGTAAATTTAATCAGGACTTACCTTGGACTTACAACAATTTGGAAATTGCTTAA
- the LOC124299095 gene encoding histone deacetylase 6 isoform X3, giving the protein MTDTNASGNSLFTAARQLAESEIHLIQVIEGTRRSNRKVAKSNMTTTVKNVGGKKSAKSMSARPSAALAAAKREAAERKLVHPKKSGNTILRDIYQKAMDAQTITRGETGLVWDRSMEEHRCLWDSAYPECPERFTRILERCKDLGLISRCRVIEAREATHKEILLKHTQQHIDVLKETAECKDEDNLEKLASKYDSIYIHPSTYRLSLLATGSTIILLESICKKKVQNGMAIIRPPGHHAMKAEYCGYCYFNNVAIAAQKMLNDNLASRILIVDWDVHHGQATQQMFYNDPRVVYFSIHRYENAEFWPNLRESNYDYVGEKKGEGYNFNVPLNKTGMTNADYIAIFQQLLLPMAYEFCPDIVIVSAGFDSAIGDEKGEMNVTPACYAHLLHPLMGLAGGKVAVVLEGGYCLKSLAEGAALTLRTLLGDPCPMLHVLEKPSRSIQESILNVIYAHKSYWSCYQYQDTHSLNVPANSIEEKNNRHLPNIIFKNREPKPEIYDTRNCYPVPSAELAAEFDTKLNLLIEFTNLSKAPNKVCIVYDDRMLCHTNIVDNTHPERPERISGIFSKHEEYGFLKRCHLLQGRMATEEELSLAHSKTYIEMIKKTSSTKLKDLSKQASELKSVYLHTETWKSASVSAGCLLQVVDSVLTGESQSGLAIVRPPGHHAERDTACGFCIFNNVAVAARYAIKNYNLKRVLIVDWDVHHGNGTQSILETDPQILYASIHRYDNAGFFPNSKRANYTVTGTGPGEGYNVNIPWNKKGMGDPEYIASFQQVIMPIAYQFNPELILVSAGFDACIGDPLGGCNVSPEVYGHLTHSLSSLANGRVILSLEGGYNVSSVSYASLMCTKALLGDPLVMIDLQQPPCSSAINSINNVLRTHKQYWPNLMFQKSLPKENVLPKLKTTTSRNKSEKRRGASRKTSESKIVFEDIESEKLEISLPIDKFSLNIVTDEEINKLQNEIENLKIKNVESDSLDFDSSGGHEIHTGIPKKYEEINEANYGKTCVNPNQNQGSDRRNDEGDQSGSRGGNNPNDLSGAAGAAGAGSLMQYLSENMQALVDGEMFAIVPLRDCPHLPTVEEVPADGIDVRAPCQECNSTAENWICLQCYTVHCARSINEHAVTHGEETQHPMTLSFSDLSVWCYGCEAYIDNPRLYAARNAAHRSKFNQDLPWTYNNLEIA; this is encoded by the exons ATG ACAGACACAAATGCCAGTGGGAACAGCCTATTTACTGCCGCTAGACAATTGGCAGAGAGTGAAATACATCTGATCCAGGTGATAGAAGGGACCAGAAGAAGTAACAGAAAAGTTGCAAAAAGTAACATGACCACAACAGTGAAAAATGTTGGCGGTAAAAAATCAGCCAAATCGATGAGT GCCAGGCCTTCGGCGGCGTTGGCGGCAGCAAAGCGAGAGGCAGCAGAGCGAAAGCTTGTCCACCCGAAAAAATCTGGAAATACTATCCTCAGAGACATTTACCAGAAGGCCATGGACGCCCAGACAATAACGCGTGGCGAAACAGGTCTTGTTTGGGATCGGTCGATGGAAGAACACCGTTGTCTTTGGGATTCGGCATATCCGGAATGCCCTGAGAGGTTCACAAGGATTCTGGAAAGATGCAAAGACTTGGGCTTGATCAGTCGCTGCAGGGTTATAGAAGCGCGTGAAGCCACTCACAAAGAAATATTACTCAAACACACACAGCAGCATATTGATGTGCTGAAAGAAACTGCAGAATGCAAAGACGAGGACAATCTTGAAAAGTTGGCTTCAAAATATGACTCTATTTACATTCATCCT TCGACTTATAGATTATCGCTGCTGGCTACTGGTTCAACGATAATTTTGCTGGAAAgcatatgtaaaaaaaaagtacaaaacgGGATGGCTATAATCAG GCCGCCAGGTCATCATGCAATGAAGGCTGAGTATTGTGGCTACTGTTACTTCAACAACGTAGCTATTGCTGCACAGAAAATGCTCAATGATAATTTGGCAAGCAGAATATTAATCGTTGACTGGGACGTTCATCACGGACAAGCGACCCAACAAATGTTTTACAATGATCCGAG AGTTGTTTACTTCTCCATCCATCGATACGAAAATGCCGAGTTTTGGCCGAATCTTAGGGAATCAAATTACGATTACgttggagagaaaaaaggggAAGGTTACAATTTCAACGTTCCCCTCAACAAAACTGGAATGACAAATGCTGACTATATCGCCATATTTCAACAGCTCCTTCTTCCAATGGCCTATGAG TTTTGTCCTGACATTGTCATTGTGTCTGCCGGATTCGATTCAGCAATTGGCGATGAGAAG gGTGAAATGAACGTGACGCCAGCTTGTTACGCGCATCTTTTACATCCATTGATGGGGTTAGCTGGTGGTAAAGTTGCGGTTGTATTGGAG GGTGGGTATTGCCTAAAATCTCTAGCAGAAGGAGCTGCGTTAACTTTAAGAACATTACTGGGAGATCCTTGCCCAATGTTGCATGTGCTAGAAAAACCGTCTCGCAG CATACAGGAATCTATTCTGAATGTCATATATGCCCACAAAAGTTATTGGAGTTGTTACCAATATCAAGACACGCACAGCTTAAATGTTCCAGCAAATAGTATAGAGGAAAAGAACAACAGACACCTGCCCAACATTATTTTTAA AAATCGGGAGCCTAAACCAGAGATTTACGACACGCGAAATTGTTATCCAGTTCCGAGTGCAGAGTTAGCTGCCGAGTTCGACACCAAGTTAAATTTATTGATCGAAT TTACAAATTTAAGCAAAGCGCCTAACAAAGTTTGCATTGTTTATGACGACAGAATGCTCTGTCATACAAATATTGTGGATAATACCCACCCAGAAAGGCCCGAGAGAATATcaggaattttttccaaacacgAAGAATATGGATTTCTCAAACGATGCCATTTGCTCCAA GGAAGAATGGCGACGGAGGAAGAATTGTCACTGGCTCATTCGAAGACGTATATtgagatgataaaaaaaacctcaTCAACAAAGCTGAAAGATCTATCTAAGCAGGCGTCTGAATTAAAGTCAGTCTACCTTCACACCGAGACGTGGAAGAGCGCTTCTGTCTCTGCCGGATGTTTGCTTCAAGTTGTGGATAGCGTCTTGACCGGGGAGAGCCAGTCGGGCTTGGCAATCGTGAGGCCGCCGGGGCATCATGCAGAACGAGATACGGCCTGTGGATTCTGCATATTTAACAACGTGGCTGTCGCTGCCAGATATgctataaaaaattataacttgAAGAG GGTGTTGATAGTCGATTGGGACGTTCACCATGGCAATGGAACCCAGAGTATTTTGGAAACAGATCCTCAGATTCTGTATGCATCGATTCATCGTTACGACAACGCTGGTTTCTTCCCGAATTCGAAGCGGGCGAATTATACAGTGACTGGAACTGGTCCGGGAGAAGGATATAATGTGAATATACCTTGGAACAAAAAAGGGATGGGAGACCCAGAGTACATAGCGAGCTTCCAACAAGTCATCATGCCGATTGCATACCAATTCAATCCTGAACTAATTCTGGTTTCCGCAGGTTTCGATGCCTGCATTGGGGATCCTTTGGGAG GATGCAATGTTTCACCGGAAGTGTACGGTCATCTCACTCACTCACTGAGTTCTTTGGCAAACGGTCGGGTTATTCTATCACTCGAAGGTGGCTACAACGTCAGTTCGGTTTCGTACGCATCATTAATGTGCACGAAAGCCCTGCTTGGAGATCCATTGGTGATGATTGATCTCCAACAACCGCCGTGTTCAAGTGCCATAAACTCAATCAACAATGTGTTACGAACGCACAAGCAATACTGGCCGAATTTAATGTTCCAAAAGTCTTTGCCAAAAGAAAATGTCCTCCCGAAACTCAAAACTACCACGTCTCGCAATAAATCAGAGAAACGTCGTGGTGCTTCCAGAAAAACGTCCGAGTCTAAGATCGTGTTTGAAGATATCGAGTCGGAAAAATTGGAGATCTCTTTGCCAATTGATAAATTCAGCCTGAACATAGTCACGGATGAGGAAATAAACAAGCTACAGAatgagattgaaaatttaaagataaaaaatgtcgaaagcGATTCTCTCGATTTTGACAGTTCAGGAGGGCATGAAATTCATACAGGAATCCCGAAAAAATATGAGGAAATAAATG AAGCAAATTACGGTAAAACCTGTGTCAATCCTAATCAAAATCAAGGATCTGATAGACGAAATGACGAAGGTGATCAAAGTGGAAGCAGAGGAGGAAATAATCCTAATGATTTGAGCGGTGCTGCTGGCGCAGCAGGAGCAGGTAGCCTGATGCAGTATCTTTCGGAAAACATGCAG GCACTGGTAGATGGTGAAATGTTTGCTATCGTTCCGCTACGCGATTGTCCTCACTTACCCACTGTCGAAGAAGTGCCAGCGGACGGGATCGACGTTCGAGCTCCTTGCCAAGAGTGCAATAGCACTGCAGAAAACTGGATTTGCCTGCAGTGTTACACGGTACATTGTGCAAGAAGTATCAATGAGCATGCGGTTACTCATGGCGAAGAGACGCAGCATCCGATGACGCTTAGCTTCAGCGATTTGTCTGTCTGGTGTTATGGTTGTGAAGCGTACATTGACAACCCT CGACTTTACGCAGCGAGAAACGCGGCCCATCGAAGTAAATTTAATCAGGACTTACCTTGGACTTACAACAATTTGGAAATTGCTTAA